A region of Oceanispirochaeta sp. M1 DNA encodes the following proteins:
- a CDS encoding ABC transporter substrate-binding protein encodes MKKMMLFVSLVILQLFFYTHIVFAGSGGVLNIYIDADRTGAKASGISIEQGVRLALSEINNKINDYKIELVIRDHHGSSRRSALHLKEFVNDPNGLAVFSGLHSPPVLSNLDYMNEKEILLLDPWAAAGPITRTTDSSGRNWIFRLSVDDTRAGEIITAYAVDKEGFKKPALLLEDTPWGRSNESSMITALEKRGLAPLGIIWFNWNIGENGAREILTEIYSKEVDVIFMVANAPEGITFIKAMAERDIKERLPIRSHWGITGGSFFETLGPEVLVDIVDLRFIQTSFSFLDLEQSPFSIDVFNRASLMFPEIIEPEDIKAPCGFIHSYDLTRILISALNQIEISEDIIRTRRLLRDALENITTPVQGLVKIYTKPFREYSEEDSFAHEALGLQDLKMAEYTKKGGIRLVDE; translated from the coding sequence ATGAAAAAAATGATGTTATTTGTAAGTCTTGTTATTCTACAGCTCTTTTTTTACACTCATATTGTGTTTGCAGGCTCTGGTGGGGTTCTCAATATTTACATTGATGCGGACAGGACTGGTGCTAAGGCTTCCGGTATATCAATAGAACAGGGGGTCAGGCTTGCTCTTTCCGAGATAAATAATAAGATTAATGATTATAAAATTGAGCTTGTTATTAGAGACCATCACGGTAGTTCCAGACGAAGTGCACTGCATCTTAAGGAATTTGTCAATGATCCGAATGGACTGGCTGTATTCAGCGGTCTTCATTCTCCTCCGGTTCTTTCAAATCTCGACTATATGAATGAAAAGGAGATTCTTCTACTGGATCCATGGGCTGCAGCCGGTCCAATAACCAGAACAACTGACAGCAGCGGGAGAAACTGGATTTTCAGATTATCAGTGGATGATACCAGAGCAGGGGAAATTATCACTGCTTATGCTGTAGATAAGGAAGGGTTTAAAAAACCTGCTCTACTACTTGAGGATACCCCATGGGGACGGTCCAATGAATCCTCTATGATAACTGCATTGGAAAAAAGAGGTCTGGCACCTCTTGGTATAATCTGGTTTAACTGGAACATCGGTGAAAATGGAGCCAGAGAAATTCTTACTGAAATATATTCCAAAGAGGTGGATGTTATTTTCATGGTTGCAAATGCGCCGGAAGGAATTACATTTATAAAAGCTATGGCAGAAAGAGATATTAAAGAAAGATTGCCAATCCGGAGTCATTGGGGAATAACAGGTGGTAGTTTTTTTGAAACACTTGGACCGGAAGTGCTTGTTGATATTGTAGATCTTAGATTCATTCAAACATCATTTTCCTTTTTGGATCTGGAACAATCCCCTTTTTCTATTGATGTATTCAACCGGGCTTCATTGATGTTTCCTGAGATTATTGAACCGGAAGATATAAAGGCGCCATGCGGTTTTATTCATAGTTATGATTTAACAAGAATATTAATTTCTGCTTTAAATCAGATAGAGATTTCGGAGGACATAATCAGAACCAGGAGGCTTCTTAGGGATGCACTTGAAAACATAACAACTCCTGTACAAGGGTTGGTAAAAATCTATACAAAGCCTTTTCGTGAATATTCAGAAGAGGATAGTTTTGCCCACGAAGCCCTGGGGTTACAGGATTTAAAGATGGCGGAATATACCAAAAAAGGCGGTATCAGGCTGGTGGATGAATAA